In Aegilops tauschii subsp. strangulata cultivar AL8/78 chromosome 3, Aet v6.0, whole genome shotgun sequence, one genomic interval encodes:
- the LOC109769840 gene encoding uncharacterized protein encodes MATIQSKSTAPQSVTASRLPPKKEEQELRRAYSEMASNMEKLVVASSSSSNPCPDDGADVSEVETVRCACCAVAEECTAAYVGGVRAAFCGDWLCGLCGEAVKERMERDPSGGVEAALVSHEAECRDFNVTRLNPTLSLAGSMRGIARKSFDRRKTTTSTSCQDRHLRTAASRAVALARSVSCDPRFLADVINGPSGEQSR; translated from the exons ATGGCGACGATCCAAAGCAAATCGACAGCACCGCAATCTGTTACTGCAAGCAGGCTTCCTCCCAAG AAGGAGGAGCAAGAGCTCCGGCGAGCCTACTCGGAAATGGCGAGCAACATGGAGAAGCTTGTCGTcgcaagcagcagcagcagcaacccatGCCCTGACGACGGCGCCGACGTGTCGGAGGTGGAGACGGTGCGGTGCGCGTGCTGCGCCGTGGCCGAGGAATGCACGGCGGCGTACGTCGGCGGGGTCCGCGCGGCCTTCTGCGGCGACTGGCTGTGCGGGCTATGCGGGGAGGCCGTGAAGGAGCGGATGGAGCGGGACCCGTCCGGCGGCGTGGAGGCGGCGCTGGTGTCCCACGAGGCCGAGTGCCGGGACTTCAACGTCACGAGGTTGAACCCGACGCTGTCGCTCGCCGGATCCATGCGGGGCATCGCACGCAAGAGCTTCGACCGGAGAAAGACGACGACGTCGACGTCGTGCCAGGACCGCCACCTGCGCACGGCGGCGTCCAGGGCGGTGGCGCTCGCGAGGTCGGTCAGCTGCGACCCGCGGTTCCTGGCGGACGTGATCAACGGGCCGTCCGGAGAGCAGTCCCGATGA